A stretch of Bos taurus isolate L1 Dominette 01449 registration number 42190680 breed Hereford chromosome 5, ARS-UCD2.0, whole genome shotgun sequence DNA encodes these proteins:
- the SPSB2 gene encoding SPRY domain-containing SOCS box protein 2 isoform X1, whose protein sequence is MGQTALAGGSSDPSTPQALYPDRSRPEGLEELLSAPPPDLGAQRRHGWNPKDCSENIEVKEGGLCFERRPVAQSTDGARGKRGYSRGLHAWEISWPREQRGTHAVVGVATARAPLQADHYAALLGSNSESWGWDIGRGKLYHQSKGPGAPQYPPGPQGEPLEVPERLLVVLDMEEGTLGYAVGGTYLGPAFRGLKGRTLYPAVSAVWGQCQVRINYLGERRGEAWDGCGASVRSLVAVVWDGCSAPYNHRGNGPSSDWSATQFSARIG, encoded by the coding sequence ATGGGCCAGACGGCCTTGGCAGGGGGCAGCAGCGACCCCTCCACCCCACAGGCCCTGTACCCTGACAGGTCTCGTCCCGAGGGCTTGGAGGAGCTGCTGTCTGCTCCCCCTCCTGACCTGGGGGCCCAGAGGCGCCACGGCTGGAACCCCAAGGACTGCTCGGAGAACATCGAGGTCAAGGAAGGGGGCTTGTGCTTTGAACGGCGGCCCGTGGCCCAGAGCACTGATGGGGCCCGAGGGAAGAGGGGCTACTCGAGGGGCCTGCACGCCTGGGAGATCAGCTGGCCCCGGGAACAGAGGGGCACCCACGCCGTGGTGGGCGTGGCCACAGCCCGCGCCCCGCTGCAGGCTGACCACTATGCGGCGCTGCTGGGTAGCAACAGCGAGTCGTGGGGCTGGGACATTGGGCGGGGGAAACTGTACCATCAGAGCAAGGGGCCTGGGGCCCCCCAGTATCCACCTGGACCTCAGGGTGAGCCGCTGGAGGTGCCAGAGAGGCTGCTGGTGGTACTGGACATGGAGGAGGGAACTCTGGGCTACGCTGTCGGGGGCACCTACCTGGGACCGGCCTTCCGCGGACTGAAGGGCAGGACCCTCTATCCAGCAGTAAGCGCGGTCTGGGGCCAGTGCCAGGTCCGCATCAACTACCTGGGCGAAAGGAGAGGTGAGGCCTGGGACGGGTGTGGGGCGAGTGTTCGGTCCCTGGTGGCTGTGGTTTGGGATGGATGCTCAGCACCTTACAACCACAGAGGGAATGGGCCATCATCTGACTGGTCTGCTACTCAGTTCAGTGCCAGGATTGGCTAA
- the SPSB2 gene encoding SPRY domain-containing SOCS box protein 2 isoform X2, which yields MGQTALAGGSSDPSTPQALYPDRSRPEGLEELLSAPPPDLGAQRRHGWNPKDCSENIEVKEGGLCFERRPVAQSTDGARGKRGYSRGLHAWEISWPREQRGTHAVVGVATARAPLQADHYAALLGSNSESWGWDIGRGKLYHQSKGPGAPQYPPGPQGEPLEVPERLLVVLDMEEGTLGYAVGGTYLGPAFRGLKGRTLYPAVSAVWGQCQVRINYLGERRAEPHSLRHLSRLSVRHALGDTRLGLVSALPLPPALKRYLLYQ from the exons ATGGGCCAGACGGCCTTGGCAGGGGGCAGCAGCGACCCCTCCACCCCACAGGCCCTGTACCCTGACAGGTCTCGTCCCGAGGGCTTGGAGGAGCTGCTGTCTGCTCCCCCTCCTGACCTGGGGGCCCAGAGGCGCCACGGCTGGAACCCCAAGGACTGCTCGGAGAACATCGAGGTCAAGGAAGGGGGCTTGTGCTTTGAACGGCGGCCCGTGGCCCAGAGCACTGATGGGGCCCGAGGGAAGAGGGGCTACTCGAGGGGCCTGCACGCCTGGGAGATCAGCTGGCCCCGGGAACAGAGGGGCACCCACGCCGTGGTGGGCGTGGCCACAGCCCGCGCCCCGCTGCAGGCTGACCACTATGCGGCGCTGCTGGGTAGCAACAGCGAGTCGTGGGGCTGGGACATTGGGCGGGGGAAACTGTACCATCAGAGCAAGGGGCCTGGGGCCCCCCAGTATCCACCTGGACCTCAGGGTGAGCCGCTGGAGGTGCCAGAGAGGCTGCTGGTGGTACTGGACATGGAGGAGGGAACTCTGGGCTACGCTGTCGGGGGCACCTACCTGGGACCGGCCTTCCGCGGACTGAAGGGCAGGACCCTCTATCCAGCAGTAAGCGCGGTCTGGGGCCAGTGCCAGGTCCGCATCAACTACCTGGGCGAAAGGAGAG CGGAACCACACTCCCTTCGGCACCTGAGCCGCCTGAGCGTGCGCCACGCCCTGGGAGACACCCGGCTAGGCCTCGTTTccgccctgcccctgccccctgccctgaaGCGCTACCTGCTCTACCAGTGA
- the TPI1 gene encoding triosephosphate isomerase: MAPSRKFFVGGNWKMNGRKNNLGELINTLNAAKVPADTEVVCAPPTAYIDFARQKLDPKIAVAAQNCYKVANGAFTGEISPGMIKDLGATWVVLGHSERRHVFGESDELIGQKVAHALAEGLGVIACIGEKLDEREAGITEKVVFEQTKVIADNVKDWSKVVLAYEPVWAIGTGKTATPQQAQEVHEKLRGWLKSNVSDAVAQSARIIYGGSVTGATCKELASQPDVDGFLVGGASLKPEFVDIINAKQ; the protein is encoded by the exons ATGGCGCCCTCCAGGAAGTTCTTCGTTGGGGGGAACTGGAAGATGAACGGGAGGAAGAACAATCTGGGGGAACTCATCAACACTCTGAACGCGGCCAAGGTGCCAGCCGACACCG agGTGGTTTGCGCACCCCCCACCGCCTACATTGACTTCGCCCGGCAGAAGCTAGATCCCAAGATTGCCGTGGCTGCGCAGAACTGTTACAAAGTGGCCAATGGGGCCTTTACGGGGGAGATCAG cCCTGGCATGATCAAAGATCTTGGAGCCACGTGGGTAGTCCTGGGGCACTCCGAGAGAAGGCATGTCTTTGGGGAGTCAGATGAG CTGATTGGGCAGAAAGTGGCCCATGCCCTGGCAGAGGGACTTGGAGTGATTGCCTGCATTGGGGAGAAGTTAGATGAGAGGGAAGCTGGCATCACGGAGAAGGTCGTTTTCGAGCAAACCAAGGTCATCGCAG ATAACGTGAAGGATTGGAGCAAGGTTGTCTTGGCCTATGAGCCTGTGTGGGCCATTGGTACTGGCAAGACGGCAACACCGCAACAG GCCCAGGAAGTACACGAAAAGCTCCGGGGATGGCTTAAGTCCAACGTCTCTGATGCAGTGGCTCAGAGCGCCCGCATCATTTATGGGG GTTCTGTGACGGGGGCAACCTGCAAGGAGCTGGCAAGCCAGCCTGATGTGGATGGCTTCCTTGTGGGCGGTGCTTCCCTCAAGCCTGAGTTCGTTGACATCATCAATGCCAAACAATAA